AATTCAAAAAGCAAAGCAATAAAATTAATTTGCGGATAATTAAGGAGAGAGGGGAGAAAATACCCCTCTTTTTTATAATTATAATGATGCATTGAAAATATCTAGCTGCATATTATAATATTTAGGAAATATTGTTATAAGGTGGTTGCGAATAACTCATGAACAGTATTCACAAAGAAACTGAAAAGAGTAATGCATCTAGGGATTGGTTAATTTATATCACAGTATCTATTGTATTTTTAATAGTAGTGTTGTTGTTTAGTCTTTTTGAGCCTGAATTTGATTTTAGCGTTATGGCTCTCCGATTATTTGATGCATTAATCAGTTGTATTTTGATTGTAAACGGACTTTATTTTATGCAGAGAAACAAAGGAATTGCATATGTCTCTTTCCTATTAGGAATAGTAAATCTGGGGATATTAGCTACTCTTTTGTTTCGTTAATTAAAGGAGATAGAGGAGCCCAACTCATATGAGAAGGGCTTTATATAATCCATATTTTCTTTTCTTTATCCCAAGAAATCGCTCCTTTTCGAATAAGGCTTTTTGTGGCATCACGAATTTCCTGTTCGCCTTTCCCAGTCTTCCTTTTGAGTTCTTGTAAAGTCGGGTTCTTTCTATATAAATGCATGTTCACAATGATCCGATATAACTTTCGTTCAAAGTCGGTCATGGTAAAAACCTACTTGATGATTTTCTCATTAATTTGTTAGTGGCTTTACCTGCAGAATGCCGGGTAATGCTTTTTCTGAGCGATCCTTTACTTGTTGCTTGCACATTGCCTAAGATGCGTGCTAAAGTAAGTGAAAATCCATGGGCGTTGTTAAGAATCAAATGAGTCACTCCCTTATCAAGTACACACATCAATTATACTAGAAGAGAAATGCCCACATTGCCCACAGTTTGCCCATACTTTTTTATAAAACAGTGTAAACCAGAGCAAATTGACATATACTGAAACCTTACATAAAGCCTGACATAGTAGGATTTCTTTATAAATGGGTTGTACTCACTACTCTAGATGAACAATTGATCTGATGGTCACGAAAATACAGACCATCCTTGAACAAAACGCGATTTTGTAATACCATAGCATAGACATAAATAACTCTGACCATATTATGTATAGGCAGGAAGGGGATGTGCGAATTCCCTTCTTTCCCTGTTTATAAACGCGAAATATTTGCAGATCGACAAGATTCAGTTTAAGATAAACAGTACCTATATGGGAGAGAAGAACGAGGACTGCCCTGTGTTCTCATTCTTGTATTTTTTAGTTTATGCTCTCATACATAATCGAAGATGTTGAGGGACAACCAGAAGGAGTGAAGGGACATGGCACAAGAGAAAGTTTTTCCTATGACTGAAGAAGGAAAACAAAAACTTGAACAAGAATTGGAATATTTGAAAACGGTTAAACGAAAAGAAGTAGTAGAGCGCATCAAAATTGCGAGAAGTTTCGGAGACCTTTCCGAGAACTCTGAATACGATTCAGCGAAAGAAGAGCAGGCATTCGTAGAGGGCCGTGTAACGACTCTTGAAAATATGATCCGCAACGCGAAAATCATTGAAGATGACGGCGGCTCTAACGTTGTCGGTTTGGGGAAAACCGTCACTTTCGTCGAATTGCCTGATGGTGAAGAAGAATCATATACCATCGTTGGAAGCGCTGAGGCTGATCCGTTTGAAGGGAAAATCTCAAACGATTCACCGATCGCAAAAAGCCTGCTGGGCAAAAAAGTAGATGATGAAGTCACAGTGCAAACACCGGGCGGAGAAATGCTCGTGAAAATTGTGAAAATTTCATAATATCCGTTTAGCAGAGAAACACCTCGTCCACAATGTGGGTGAGGTGTTTTTTTATGAAGATATCGAAACGAATGAAGCTGGCAGTCATCGCTTTTTTGATCGTGTTTTTTCTGCTGCTGCTGCGGCTGGCGGAAATCCAGCTGTTCTTCACTGAATCCTTTTCTAACAGGAAAATCAATTTGATCAAAGAAAGTGTGAAACAGCGAACAGAGGAAGTGCTCATTTCTGACGGAAGAGGTTCCTTTTTAGATCGAAACGGACAGGCACTGACCGGCAAAAGTGAGCCTGCGGTTGTTTTGTTCCCTTTTCTGTTGACACAGGATTGGCCGGTCAAAAAAGTTGCGGATATCCTCGGCATGTCTGAAGATGAATTGCGCCAGACGCTCACAAAGGCAAAAAAACCGGTCATTTTGCGTCAAAGGAAAATCAAAACACTTTCGGAACAATCCATTACAAAAATCAATTCTTTGAAATATCCCGGCATTTACGGCGTATATATGGAGAATGAAGACAAGCCCAGCCTTGCTTCACATACGATAGGAAGCACAAATCAAGACCCGGCGCTTCTGCGGAGGAAATATCCCGAGCAGGATAACCTTCCGATTACAACGAAAATCGGAACAACCGGGTTAGAACGGACATTTGATGAGTTTTTGCTTCCAGAACAAGATACAAAACTTTTATATCATGTGGACGGAAGAGGAAACCCTTTGTTCGGCATGGACGTCAAATATACTGCTGAAGCCAATACGTTTTATCCGCTCCAGATCAAAACAACGATCGATCAAAGCATTCAAAAAGCGATGGAGGAAATATTGAATGAACAGGGGCTGAAAAAAGGAGGAGCTGTGCTTTTGGACATCGAAAATAGCAGTGTTCTGGGAATTGTAAGCAAACCGGACGCCGATGTCTCCCGGCAAAACACGCTTCAAAATTATATGCTGACGCCAATCTATCCCGGGTCTGTTTTTAAAACAGTCATTGCCGCGGCTGCGATTGAAAATGATACGGTGAAGCCGAGCCAATCCTTTAATTGCAATGTAAACCTGTACGGGGAACCGGGCGAAGACAAAGGAACCTTGTCTTTTGATGAAAGTTTTGCCCAGAGCTGCAATTACACATTTACGAGCCTTGCAGAACAATTAATGAGAAAAGACAATTCAGTTATTGAAGATATGGCAGAAAAGCTGACTCTCACAGATCGGGCAGGCTGGGAAGGAAAACTGTATCACGAAACACATTTCCGCCAGTTGTATAACGAAAAAAACGGCGTGATTTGGGGGGATGAAAAAGACAAATCAGTCAAAAAAGCCATTGCGCAAACAGCGATCGGGCAGAAAAATGTAAAGGTAACGCCGCTTCAGGTAGCGAATATGATGGCGACAATCGCCCGCGGAGGCGAAAAGCGGCAGGTGAAAATCGCAGAACAAATTGAATATAAAAATGGCACAACACTCGTCAAATTCAAGGACCAGAATCTAAAAGGAGAAACGATAGACAAATATACGGCACAGCAGCTTCAAAAAATGCTGCGGCGGGTGGTGGAATCTCCTTCAGGAACGGGCAGAAGGTTTCAGGATCTTCCGTATACTGTAGCAGGGAAGTCAGGCACAGCCCAGACAGGCAAGCTGTCAAAAGAGAAAAAAACGCTCTATGAAAAATGGTTTGCCGGATATTTTCCCGCGGATAAGCCGAAATACGCTCTTGTCGTTTTACACATGGATACGCCCGAGGATAAGGCTCTGACAAATTCCTTGTTTTATGATATTGTTAAAAAAGTACACGAAATTGAAATCAATCAGAAATAGAACAACTTCTCAGCACATGGTAAAATGTATGCTGAGCCAAGAGGGATAAAGGAGTGCAGAAGTATTGAGCAATAATCAATCTCGTTATGAAAACCGTGATAAGCGCAGGAAAACGAATTTAGTGCTTAACATTTTAATCGCAATTGTATCCATACTAATCGTCGTGGTAGCAGCTAATCTCTTCATTAACAGTCCTTCTAGCAAAGATGTCAGCAAGGATTCTGAAACGGCGCAAAAACAGGAATCTCCGGCTTCAGGAAAGACGGAAAAGAAATCGGATGAAGATATAAAAGACAGCAAGAAAGATACATCTGACAGCGAAAAGGATGCTGAGAAGTCCTCAGATTCAGATTCGGATGCCAAAAAAGATGATTCTTCTAAAGATGATGACTCAGATTCAGACTCAGATTCAGATTCAGATGATCCGCTTAAAGACGCAAAAGTAACAGAAGGCGGCTCATCAAGCGATGTGGAAAAAACGTATGAAAATCCTGACTGGAAAGCAGTTGGAACTGAGCAAACGGGCGAGCATGCCGCGACTTATGATTCAAGCTCACAAGACTGGGCTGAGATGCTGAAAGCCATATCATATGCGACTGGTGTCTCAACAGATAACATGACGGTGCTCTGGCTCGGAAATAACGGCAGCCCTCAGGATGCCAAAGGCAAGATTTTAGACAAGATGACTGGTGATAAATATCAAGTCACGATTACATGGGTTGATGACAAAGGCTGGAAGCCAACAAAAGTAGAAAAACTAAAATAACAAAGCAGCCGGTATAGAGCCGGCTGCTTTTGTTTTAGGCTTCAGCTGCGAAATGAACTACCGCGCTGTACAAAATCCTTTCGTCTGCCACAGCGGTTTGGTGTGAAACAGATTTTACCCGTAGCATGATGGCTTTATTGTTTTCAATTTGCGTATTGATTTTCTTTTCAAGCTCCTGCAATGAAGCCGCTTCGAAAAATTCCACTTTGTCTTTTATCAAATCTAATTGAAAATTCATCTCTCGACCCTCCAGCTTTCACAAGTCATATGAAGTATAAGCTTTTTTGCGGGTAACGCGCAATATAGATGGCATAAAATACACAAAGTGTTTTAGTACCTGCTTTCCAGAAGATGTGGTATGATAGGAACTGTTCCATCATTAATTCATAGTATACTTATAGGAATAATTAAATATGGAGTGTGACAAATATGGGACGTGAATTTATTCCTCTCTTTGAAGATTGGGCAGCAACTTATGATCAAACAGTACAAGGTTTTGATATACAGTATAAAGAAGCGTTCAGAGGCTACGATGATATCCTTCATGCCATCGTCAGCAAATCTGGAACGCATGTGTTAGAATTTGGCCCGGGGACGGGGAATTTGACATCCAAGCTGCTGGATGCGGGTAAATCTGTATTTGGAATTGAACCCTCTGCCGCAATGCGCAAATTGGCTTCTGACAAGCTTTCAGGCAGGGCGGAAATTGTTGACGGAGACTTCCTGGCATTTCCCGAGCCGCCATTTCAGGCTGACACAATCGTCAGTTCATATGCGTTTCATCATTTGACTGACGAAGAAAAGCGGGCTGCCATAAAGCAATATGGCAAATACCTTCACTTGCATGATAGAATAGTGTTTGCCGATACCGTCTTTGAAGATGTGCAAGCATATGAACAGGCTATTGATAAAGCCCGTTCTCAAGGCTTCTATCAGCTGGCAAATGATTTAGAGACGGAGCATTATCCCACATTGGGTGCGTTGAAAGAGATGTTTACAGCTGAAGGTTTTGCAGTCCAATTCACTCAGCAAAACGACTTCGTGTGGATAATGGAGGCCATCAAACGGTAAAGTGAAGGGAATGTGGATAGATGAAACTAGCAGTCATCGGAGCAATGGAAGAGGAAGTTACCATCCTAAGAAGCAAACTTGAACATACAAAAACAGAAACAATCGCACACTGTGAATTTACAACAGGCGAATATGAAGGAACTGAAGTGATTCTTTTAAAATCAGGAATTGGAAAAGTAAATGCTGCCATCAGCACAACGCTTTTGCTTGACCGTTACAAGCCTGATTATGTGATTAACACAGGCTCAGCGGGCGGATTTCATCATACACTGAATGTAGGAGATGTCGTCATTTCTACTGACGTTCGCCACCATGATGTAGATGTAACAGCCTTTGACTATGAATACGGCCAGGTGCCGGGTCTTCCGGCTGCTTATGCGGCAGATGAAAAGCTGATCAGCATCACGGAAGAAGCGATTTCTGAACTCGACGGCGTTCAAGTTGCAAAAGGAACGATCGCAACAGGCGATTCTTTCATGAACGATCCGAAGCGGGTTGAAGAAGTGCGTAAGAGATTTTCTGATCTGTACGCGGTTGAAATGGAGGCTGCGGCAGTGGCTCAAGTATGCCATCAATTTAAAACGCCGTTTGTTGTGATCAGAGCGTTATCAGATATCGCAGGAAAAGAATCACATGTATCATTTGACCAATTTTTAGAGCAGGCGGCTGTCAATTCAACAGAGCTTGTGTTAAAGGTGATTAAGCGAATTCATTAAAAACAGGGGAGCGTTCTCCTCTGTTTTTTCTAAAAACAACCTCTATCAAGGAGGAGGACATATATGGCTGTTATAACGGACATCACCGAGCTGATTGGAAACACACCGCTTCTCCGCCTGAAGAACTTTGATGTTCCTGAAGGAGTCACAGTGTATGCCAAGCTTGAAATGATGAATCCCGGCGGAAGCATCAAAGACAGACTGGGAGATATGCTGATCCGTGACGCGCTGGAGTCAGGCAGGGTGAAACCCGGCGGAGTCATTATAGAAGCTACGGCAGGCAATACAGGGATCGGCCTTGCACTGAGTGCCAGAAAATATGGAGTACAAGTGATTTTCTGTGTTCCTGAACATTTCAGCACAGAGAAACAGCAAATTATGCAAGCGCTTGGCGCATCGATCATTCATACTCCGCGTCAAGACGGAATGCAGGGAGCCATTCAAAAAGCCGTTCAGCTGGAGACAGAAATTAAAAATTCTTATTGTGTTTTGCAATTTAAAAACCAAGTAAATCCATCGACTTACTATAAGACGCTTGGGCCTGAAATATGGGAAGCGCTTGACGGCAAGATTCATACGTTTGTCGCGGGGGCAGGATCAGGGGGCACATTCGCAGGAACTGCTTCCTTCTTAAAGGAAAGAAATCCGGCAGTGAAAACAGTGATTGTCGAACCGGAGGGCTCCATTTTAAACGGAGGAGAGCCCCATGCTCATAAAACAGAAGGCATCGGCATGGAGTTTATCCCCGGCTATATGAATGAAAGCCATTTTGATGAGATCTACACCGTCACAGATGGGGATGCGTTTAGACTTGTGAAAGAAGCGGCCGAAAAAGAAGGCCTGCTGATCGGAAGCTCTTCAGGTGCAGCGCTATATGCGGCATTGGAGGAGGCGAAAAAAGCGTCCGCAGGAACAAACATCGTCACCGTATTTCCTGACAGCAGCGACCGGTATATCAGCAAACAAATATACGAAGGAGGCATCTGATATGAAGAAAAAAACATTGATGATTCACGGCGGAATCACAGGTGATGAAAAAACAGGCGCGGTGTCCGTACCTATTTATCAAGTGAGTACGTACAAGCAGCCGAAAGCAGGGCAGCATACCGGCTACGAATATTCAAGAACGGCCAATCCGACAAGAGCCGCTCTCGAAGCCCTAGTGACAGAGTTGGAAGGCGGGGAAGCAGGCTATGCGTTCAGTTCGGGAATGGCTGCCATTACGGCGGTTATGATGCTGTTTAACAGCGGAGATCATGTTATTCTGACTGATGATGTGTACGGCGGAACATATCGGGTGATGACAAAGGTGCTCAATCGCCTTGGCATTGAATCAACATTTGTCGATACAAGCAGCAGAGAAGAAGTTGAAAAAGCCATTCGTCCTAACACAAAAGCCATTTATATTGAGACACCGACAAACCCGCTACTCAAAATCACCGACTTGGCGCTCATGGCTGATCTGGCAAAAAAATCCGGTGTGTTGCTTATCGTAGACAATACCTTTAACACTCCTTATTTTCAGCAGCCGCTTACTATAGGCGCTGATATCGTGCTTCACAGTGCGACAAAATATCTTGGCGGACACAGTGATGTCGTTGGCGGGTTAGTTGTGACATCTTCTAAAGAGCTTGGAGAAGAGCTGCATTTTGTGCAAAACTCCACAGGCGGCGTTCTTGGTCCTCAAGATTCCTGGCTGTTAATGAGGGGAATCAAAACATTGGGTCTCAGAATGGAAGCGATCGATCAAAATGCGCGGAAGATCGCACGTTTTCTTGAGAATCATCCGGGTGTCCAAACGTTATATTATCCCGGCTCTTCAAACCATCCCGGACACGAGCTTGCAAAAGCTCAAGGGTCTGGATTCGGCGGCATGATCTCCTTTGATATCGGCAGTGAAGAGCGTGTTGATGCATTTTTGGGGAATCTGACACTGTTTACCATTGCTGAAAGCCTGGGCGCGGTGGAAAGCTTAATTTCTGTTCCGGCAAGAATGACTCATGCTTCTATTCCGAGAGAACGCCGGCTTGAACTCGGCATTACAGATGGCTTGATCAGAATTTCTGTAGGGATTGAAGATGCAGAAGATTTGCTGGAAGATATCGAGCAAGCACTTAAAAATTTATAACAAATGGATACAATTACTTTCTC
The Bacillus vallismortis genome window above contains:
- the greA gene encoding transcription elongation factor GreA — protein: MAQEKVFPMTEEGKQKLEQELEYLKTVKRKEVVERIKIARSFGDLSENSEYDSAKEEQAFVEGRVTTLENMIRNAKIIEDDGGSNVVGLGKTVTFVELPDGEEESYTIVGSAEADPFEGKISNDSPIAKSLLGKKVDDEVTVQTPGGEMLVKIVKIS
- a CDS encoding peptidoglycan D,D-transpeptidase FtsI family protein, yielding MKISKRMKLAVIAFLIVFFLLLLRLAEIQLFFTESFSNRKINLIKESVKQRTEEVLISDGRGSFLDRNGQALTGKSEPAVVLFPFLLTQDWPVKKVADILGMSEDELRQTLTKAKKPVILRQRKIKTLSEQSITKINSLKYPGIYGVYMENEDKPSLASHTIGSTNQDPALLRRKYPEQDNLPITTKIGTTGLERTFDEFLLPEQDTKLLYHVDGRGNPLFGMDVKYTAEANTFYPLQIKTTIDQSIQKAMEEILNEQGLKKGGAVLLDIENSSVLGIVSKPDADVSRQNTLQNYMLTPIYPGSVFKTVIAAAAIENDTVKPSQSFNCNVNLYGEPGEDKGTLSFDESFAQSCNYTFTSLAEQLMRKDNSVIEDMAEKLTLTDRAGWEGKLYHETHFRQLYNEKNGVIWGDEKDKSVKKAIAQTAIGQKNVKVTPLQVANMMATIARGGEKRQVKIAEQIEYKNGTTLVKFKDQNLKGETIDKYTAQQLQKMLRRVVESPSGTGRRFQDLPYTVAGKSGTAQTGKLSKEKKTLYEKWFAGYFPADKPKYALVVLHMDTPEDKALTNSLFYDIVKKVHEIEINQK
- a CDS encoding YrrS family protein: MSNNQSRYENRDKRRKTNLVLNILIAIVSILIVVVAANLFINSPSSKDVSKDSETAQKQESPASGKTEKKSDEDIKDSKKDTSDSEKDAEKSSDSDSDAKKDDSSKDDDSDSDSDSDSDDPLKDAKVTEGGSSSDVEKTYENPDWKAVGTEQTGEHAATYDSSSQDWAEMLKAISYATGVSTDNMTVLWLGNNGSPQDAKGKILDKMTGDKYQVTITWVDDKGWKPTKVEKLK
- a CDS encoding YrzA family protein; this encodes MNFQLDLIKDKVEFFEAASLQELEKKINTQIENNKAIMLRVKSVSHQTAVADERILYSAVVHFAAEA
- a CDS encoding class I SAM-dependent DNA methyltransferase, with translation MGREFIPLFEDWAATYDQTVQGFDIQYKEAFRGYDDILHAIVSKSGTHVLEFGPGTGNLTSKLLDAGKSVFGIEPSAAMRKLASDKLSGRAEIVDGDFLAFPEPPFQADTIVSSYAFHHLTDEEKRAAIKQYGKYLHLHDRIVFADTVFEDVQAYEQAIDKARSQGFYQLANDLETEHYPTLGALKEMFTAEGFAVQFTQQNDFVWIMEAIKR
- the mtnN gene encoding 5'-methylthioadenosine/S-adenosylhomocysteine nucleosidase, which codes for MKLAVIGAMEEEVTILRSKLEHTKTETIAHCEFTTGEYEGTEVILLKSGIGKVNAAISTTLLLDRYKPDYVINTGSAGGFHHTLNVGDVVISTDVRHHDVDVTAFDYEYGQVPGLPAAYAADEKLISITEEAISELDGVQVAKGTIATGDSFMNDPKRVEEVRKRFSDLYAVEMEAAAVAQVCHQFKTPFVVIRALSDIAGKESHVSFDQFLEQAAVNSTELVLKVIKRIH
- a CDS encoding O-acetylserine dependent cystathionine beta-synthase, with the translated sequence MAVITDITELIGNTPLLRLKNFDVPEGVTVYAKLEMMNPGGSIKDRLGDMLIRDALESGRVKPGGVIIEATAGNTGIGLALSARKYGVQVIFCVPEHFSTEKQQIMQALGASIIHTPRQDGMQGAIQKAVQLETEIKNSYCVLQFKNQVNPSTYYKTLGPEIWEALDGKIHTFVAGAGSGGTFAGTASFLKERNPAVKTVIVEPEGSILNGGEPHAHKTEGIGMEFIPGYMNESHFDEIYTVTDGDAFRLVKEAAEKEGLLIGSSSGAALYAALEEAKKASAGTNIVTVFPDSSDRYISKQIYEGGI
- a CDS encoding bifunctional cystathionine gamma-lyase/homocysteine desulfhydrase, translated to MKKKTLMIHGGITGDEKTGAVSVPIYQVSTYKQPKAGQHTGYEYSRTANPTRAALEALVTELEGGEAGYAFSSGMAAITAVMMLFNSGDHVILTDDVYGGTYRVMTKVLNRLGIESTFVDTSSREEVEKAIRPNTKAIYIETPTNPLLKITDLALMADLAKKSGVLLIVDNTFNTPYFQQPLTIGADIVLHSATKYLGGHSDVVGGLVVTSSKELGEELHFVQNSTGGVLGPQDSWLLMRGIKTLGLRMEAIDQNARKIARFLENHPGVQTLYYPGSSNHPGHELAKAQGSGFGGMISFDIGSEERVDAFLGNLTLFTIAESLGAVESLISVPARMTHASIPRERRLELGITDGLIRISVGIEDAEDLLEDIEQALKNL